From a region of the Catalinimonas alkaloidigena genome:
- a CDS encoding Crp/Fnr family transcriptional regulator has protein sequence MLATLLQQHTQLTPDAIAALLRFWQKEVTVARGDFLSRRGQVEHHLYFVQSGALWLSYPTETEDICVGFAYAPSLICSFPSFIEGRPSEYNIQALRKSELRGITRHDFYAFMQEHTALAAFWHTQIERALLGRIEREIDLMLHDPAQRLARLQARSPHLFQLVPRKYIASYLRMTPETLSRIQAQS, from the coding sequence ATGCTCGCCACGCTGCTGCAACAGCACACCCAACTGACCCCCGACGCCATCGCGGCGCTGCTGCGTTTCTGGCAGAAGGAGGTTACTGTCGCGCGGGGCGATTTCCTTTCCCGGCGTGGGCAAGTGGAGCATCACCTCTACTTCGTACAGTCCGGGGCGCTGTGGCTCTCTTACCCCACCGAAACCGAAGACATCTGCGTGGGCTTTGCCTACGCGCCTTCGCTCATCTGTTCGTTTCCGTCGTTCATTGAAGGTCGCCCATCGGAATACAACATCCAGGCACTGCGCAAAAGTGAACTGCGCGGCATTACCCGCCACGATTTCTACGCTTTTATGCAAGAACATACGGCCCTGGCCGCGTTCTGGCACACGCAAATCGAGCGGGCGCTGCTGGGACGCATCGAACGGGAAATCGATCTGATGTTGCACGATCCGGCCCAACGCCTCGCCCGGTTGCAGGCCCGCAGTCCGCACCTGTTTCAGCTCGTGCCGCGCAAGTACATCGCCTCCTACCTGCGCATGACGCCCGAAACCCTGAGCCGCATCCAGGCGCAATCTTGA
- a CDS encoding MerR family transcriptional regulator: MEKYSVKRLAQLAGVSVRTLHHYDQIGLLHPAERAESRYRYYGRPELLRLQQILFFRELDVPLHAIKRILDDPAFDQVDALRYHRHELVKRRDRLQQLLRTLDKTIAQLTQHDMMTDDELYAGFSKEQATAYDQEAKERWGEKEVETSKNRLKAMNKQDYAALQQEAEAIGQELAAHLDQAPDAPEVQALVHRHYRWLEHHYPVTAERYRGLANLYVDDERFRAFYDQHQPGLAVFLKRAMDHFSDTVLDKKS, from the coding sequence ATGGAAAAATACTCTGTCAAACGCCTGGCGCAACTGGCCGGGGTCAGCGTCCGCACGCTGCATCATTACGACCAGATCGGGTTGTTGCACCCCGCCGAGCGTGCCGAGTCGCGCTACCGTTATTACGGCCGGCCCGAGTTGCTGCGCCTGCAACAGATTCTCTTTTTCCGGGAGCTGGATGTTCCGCTGCACGCCATCAAACGAATTCTGGACGATCCGGCGTTTGACCAAGTCGACGCGCTGCGGTACCATCGCCACGAACTGGTGAAACGGCGGGATCGCCTCCAGCAACTTCTCCGGACCCTTGACAAAACCATTGCACAATTAACCCAACACGACATGATGACGGACGACGAACTGTACGCCGGTTTCTCCAAGGAACAAGCCACCGCGTACGACCAAGAGGCCAAAGAACGCTGGGGCGAAAAAGAAGTGGAAACCTCGAAAAATCGCCTGAAAGCCATGAACAAACAGGACTACGCCGCCCTGCAGCAGGAAGCCGAAGCGATAGGCCAGGAATTGGCCGCCCACCTGGATCAGGCACCGGACGCACCGGAAGTGCAAGCGCTGGTGCATCGCCACTACCGCTGGCTGGAACATCACTACCCCGTTACGGCAGAACGGTACCGCGGGCTGGCGAACCTGTACGTCGACGACGAGCGCTTCCGGGCGTTCTACGACCAACACCAGCCCGGTCTGGCCGTTTTCCTGAAACGGGCTATGGACCACTTCAGCGACACGGTGCTGGACAAAAAGTCGTAA
- a CDS encoding FAD-dependent oxidoreductase: MEKEYQEAAVARVEDLANGDMKQVKVGDTDVLLVRLPDHFYALGAKCTHYGAPLVKGVLHESRVICPWHHSCFDVRSGRHLEPPGCDGLPTFAVRTEGDDVVVRVPKPAPQEVVAEMAQQKSDQPVHVVLGGGAAGAYAAEAIREGGFTGRVVLVSKEEQLPYDRPKASKQYLQGAADDNAMPLRSPEFYRQHDIELMLGKEVTEVDVVQKEIKFTNGESLRYDGIVMCTGGKVQTLPVPGSDLKNVFTLRSWQDSKAIREAAQQAKRAVVIGASFIGLEGAAGLQKHGCAVTVVAPEEVPFGKVWGDAVGKWIQGLHEQKGVTFQLGAKVKALKGTSQVEGVVLESGETLPADLVLVGIGVKPNTDFIKGVDKADDGGLIASNYLKVTNGCYAAGDIVQFPFRDSHARIEHWRVACQQGRVAGHNLAGKKEAYTAVPFFWTAQQGTNIRYVGHVKDYDVTFHDGNVGDESFLVYYVKDGALKAVLGVNRDPDVDAIEELMRLNKVPSATELQGPIDWIDRLHRLSQEDNQRHFAHH; this comes from the coding sequence ATGGAAAAGGAATATCAGGAAGCTGCGGTGGCCCGCGTGGAGGACCTCGCGAACGGCGATATGAAACAGGTGAAAGTCGGCGACACGGATGTGCTGCTGGTGCGCCTGCCAGATCATTTTTATGCGTTGGGTGCGAAGTGTACACACTACGGCGCGCCCTTGGTCAAAGGGGTGTTGCACGAAAGCCGGGTAATTTGCCCGTGGCACCATTCCTGTTTCGACGTACGGAGCGGTCGCCATCTGGAGCCACCGGGCTGCGACGGACTGCCCACGTTTGCGGTGCGCACCGAGGGTGACGACGTGGTGGTGCGCGTCCCGAAGCCTGCCCCCCAGGAGGTGGTCGCCGAGATGGCGCAACAGAAGAGCGATCAGCCCGTACACGTGGTGCTGGGCGGTGGAGCGGCCGGAGCGTACGCCGCCGAAGCCATTCGGGAAGGTGGTTTCACCGGCCGGGTCGTGCTTGTTTCGAAGGAAGAACAACTGCCCTACGACCGGCCCAAAGCCAGCAAGCAGTACCTGCAGGGCGCAGCCGACGACAACGCTATGCCCCTGCGCTCGCCGGAGTTTTACCGGCAGCACGATATTGAGTTGATGCTTGGTAAAGAAGTAACGGAGGTCGACGTCGTGCAAAAGGAAATCAAGTTTACCAACGGTGAATCCCTCCGCTACGATGGCATCGTGATGTGTACAGGAGGGAAAGTGCAAACGCTGCCGGTGCCGGGAAGCGACCTGAAAAACGTCTTCACGCTGCGCTCGTGGCAAGACAGCAAAGCCATTCGCGAAGCGGCCCAACAGGCGAAGCGGGCGGTCGTGATCGGCGCGTCGTTCATTGGCCTGGAAGGCGCGGCCGGTCTGCAGAAACACGGCTGTGCGGTAACGGTCGTCGCGCCCGAAGAAGTCCCGTTCGGGAAGGTCTGGGGCGATGCGGTCGGGAAGTGGATTCAGGGCCTGCACGAGCAAAAAGGCGTCACCTTCCAACTTGGTGCGAAGGTCAAAGCACTGAAAGGCACCAGCCAGGTCGAAGGCGTCGTCCTCGAAAGTGGCGAAACCCTACCGGCCGATCTGGTGCTGGTGGGCATCGGCGTCAAACCCAATACGGATTTCATCAAGGGGGTGGACAAAGCCGACGACGGTGGCCTCATCGCCAGCAATTACCTGAAGGTGACCAACGGGTGTTACGCCGCCGGCGACATTGTCCAGTTCCCGTTCCGCGACAGCCACGCGCGCATCGAACACTGGCGTGTGGCCTGCCAACAGGGCCGTGTGGCCGGGCACAACCTGGCCGGGAAGAAAGAAGCGTATACGGCGGTGCCGTTTTTCTGGACGGCGCAACAGGGCACCAACATCCGGTACGTGGGCCACGTGAAAGACTACGACGTCACGTTCCACGACGGCAACGTCGGCGACGAAAGTTTCCTGGTCTACTATGTGAAAGACGGTGCACTGAAGGCCGTACTGGGCGTGAACCGCGACCCCGATGTGGACGCCATCGAAGAGTTAATGCGCCTGAACAAAGTTCCCAGCGCCACCGAACTGCAAGGCCCGATCGATTGGATCGACCGCCTGCATCGCCTCTCGCAGGAGGACAATCAGCGGCACTTCGCCCATCACTAA
- a CDS encoding zinc-dependent metalloprotease codes for MHIRVLLVATLLSAVFSSGYAQKKKQAPAANPPAFSTEGMQKAEGFLTFYWDEKKGKVWLEIGRFDTPLLYYTSLASGMGSNDLGLDRGRLGGEHVVEFRRVGPKVLMVEPNQNYRALSENAAERLAVQEAFAESVLWGFDVTSEQGGTVMVDATPFLMRDALHIPDDIGEMKQGKYQFDATRSALYLPRSKAFPKNTEFEVTVTFTGSQAGAYVRSVVPSSEAFTVREHHSFVELPDDGYQPRPFDPRAGVNSISFYDYATPIDQPLEKRYITRHRLEKKDPSAAVSEPVEPIVYYLDPGTPEPIRSALMEGTAWWNQAFEAAGFRNAFRVELLPADADPMDVRYNVIQWVHRSTRGWSYGMSIVDPRTGEIIKGKVTLGSLRVRQDFLIAQGLVADYQAGKPVSAEMLQLSLARLRQLAAHEVGHTLGLPHNFIASTESRASVMDYPHPVVKINNNGTLDLSDAYATGIGDWDKAAIRYAYAQFPEGTDEADALAQLIQDNQKNGLHFLTDQDARPLGSAHPAVHLWDNGASAVEELQHVLRVREIALKQFGAQKIPVGTPLATLEEVLVPLYLFHRYQAEAAAKVVGGMRYTYALRGDGQEPLAFVAGDVQRKALAELLKTLSPSVLALPPSVQKLIPPRPFGYRANYREVFEGSTGLTFDQLAPAAAAADLTLSLLLHPERAARLEAHHAVEASLPDFTEVVTALLDATWRSGKATGYAGAVQEVVNQQVLDRLLKLATNATATAGVRAIAGYELSRLKTDLKNGHIRAGNALSYYALAQIEQFERYPQALELPSPARIPDGSPIGSDACGN; via the coding sequence ATGCACATTAGAGTACTTCTTGTGGCGACACTCCTGAGTGCCGTCTTCTCCTCGGGCTATGCCCAAAAGAAAAAACAGGCGCCTGCCGCCAATCCGCCCGCGTTCTCTACCGAGGGGATGCAGAAAGCCGAAGGGTTTCTCACGTTCTACTGGGACGAAAAGAAAGGGAAAGTCTGGCTGGAGATCGGCCGGTTCGACACGCCGCTTCTGTACTACACTTCGCTGGCCTCAGGCATGGGCTCGAACGACCTGGGCCTAGACCGGGGGCGGTTGGGGGGCGAACACGTCGTCGAGTTCCGGCGCGTGGGGCCCAAGGTGCTGATGGTAGAACCCAACCAGAATTACCGCGCCCTGAGCGAAAACGCCGCCGAACGGCTGGCGGTGCAGGAAGCGTTTGCCGAGTCGGTGCTGTGGGGATTCGACGTCACTTCAGAACAGGGAGGGACCGTAATGGTAGACGCTACGCCGTTCCTGATGCGCGATGCGTTGCACATTCCGGACGACATCGGCGAAATGAAACAGGGGAAATACCAGTTCGACGCTACGCGGTCGGCCCTGTACCTGCCCCGCTCCAAAGCCTTTCCGAAAAATACGGAGTTCGAAGTGACCGTGACCTTCACCGGGTCGCAGGCCGGCGCGTACGTGCGTTCGGTGGTGCCCTCGTCCGAGGCATTTACCGTACGCGAGCACCATTCGTTTGTCGAACTGCCCGACGACGGCTACCAGCCCCGCCCGTTCGACCCGCGTGCGGGTGTCAACTCCATCAGCTTTTACGACTACGCCACGCCCATCGACCAGCCCCTGGAAAAGCGTTACATCACGCGCCATCGCCTCGAAAAGAAAGATCCGTCGGCGGCGGTGAGTGAGCCCGTCGAGCCCATTGTGTACTACCTCGATCCCGGCACGCCCGAACCCATCCGGTCGGCCCTGATGGAAGGAACCGCCTGGTGGAATCAGGCGTTCGAAGCGGCCGGGTTCCGCAATGCGTTTCGGGTGGAACTGTTGCCGGCAGATGCCGACCCGATGGACGTGCGCTACAACGTGATCCAGTGGGTGCACCGCTCCACGCGCGGGTGGTCGTATGGTATGTCGATCGTCGATCCGCGTACGGGCGAAATCATCAAAGGGAAAGTCACGCTGGGTTCGCTGCGGGTGCGGCAGGATTTCCTGATTGCGCAGGGACTCGTGGCCGATTACCAGGCGGGCAAACCCGTGTCGGCAGAAATGCTCCAACTCTCGCTGGCGCGCCTGCGCCAGCTGGCCGCTCACGAGGTAGGACACACCCTGGGTTTGCCCCATAACTTCATCGCCAGTACCGAGAGCCGCGCTTCGGTCATGGACTATCCCCATCCGGTCGTGAAGATCAACAACAACGGTACCCTCGACTTGTCCGACGCCTACGCTACGGGCATCGGTGACTGGGACAAGGCGGCCATTCGCTACGCCTATGCGCAGTTTCCGGAAGGGACCGACGAGGCCGATGCCCTGGCACAGCTCATCCAGGATAACCAGAAAAACGGGCTCCACTTCCTGACGGACCAGGACGCCCGTCCGCTGGGCAGTGCGCACCCGGCCGTGCACTTGTGGGACAATGGAGCGAGCGCGGTCGAGGAACTGCAACACGTGTTGCGCGTACGCGAAATTGCCCTGAAACAGTTTGGAGCGCAGAAAATCCCGGTCGGTACGCCGCTGGCAACCCTCGAAGAGGTACTCGTGCCCCTGTATCTGTTTCATCGCTACCAGGCCGAAGCCGCGGCCAAAGTGGTGGGCGGGATGCGCTACACGTACGCCCTGCGGGGCGACGGGCAGGAACCCCTGGCGTTTGTGGCGGGCGATGTCCAGCGTAAGGCGCTGGCCGAATTACTCAAAACCTTGAGCCCAAGCGTACTCGCGCTGCCGCCCTCGGTTCAGAAGCTGATTCCGCCGCGACCGTTCGGGTATCGGGCCAATTACCGCGAAGTGTTCGAAGGCAGTACCGGACTGACGTTCGACCAACTGGCTCCGGCCGCTGCGGCCGCCGACCTGACGTTGTCGTTGCTGTTGCATCCCGAGCGGGCTGCCCGGCTGGAAGCGCACCACGCGGTCGAGGCCTCGCTACCCGACTTCACGGAGGTAGTCACGGCACTTCTGGACGCCACGTGGCGCAGCGGAAAAGCAACAGGTTATGCGGGGGCGGTGCAGGAAGTCGTCAATCAACAGGTGCTCGATCGGTTGCTGAAGCTGGCCACCAACGCCACCGCCACCGCAGGCGTACGGGCCATCGCGGGCTACGAACTCTCACGCCTGAAAACCGACCTGAAAAACGGACACATCCGTGCCGGAAATGCATTGAGCTACTACGCCCTTGCGCAAATCGAGCAGTTTGAGCGCTACCCACAGGCGTTGGAACTCCCTTCTCCCGCGCGTATTCCGGATGGCTCTCCGATCGGATCAGACGCCTGCGGCAATTAA
- a CDS encoding MFS transporter: MPSNAHDPWAALRYGNFRLFISVRLLTTLLTQAQAVVVSYQLYEITNDPLALGLIGLVEAVPALTVALYAGHVADRYHRKRIVLLSFAMIFLTTLILYLYSLEFAQWHARLGTAPIYLAIFFTGLARGFISPANFALMSQLIPRAIYLNATTWNSSVWQLGTIIGPALGGVLIGAMGATNSYLVVIGILAVAAILFSFLQNVPPPAYTSTETLVTRIRSGLQFVFGNKVLLSLITLDLFAVLFGGAEALFPVFARDIIANNNPEETFGLLRSAPAVGSALMALVLTFAPPMKHAGRNMLLAVAGFGLSMIFFALSQHLWLALFFLFLSGVFDNISVVVRSTMLQLLTPDDMRGRVSSVNSMFLSSSNEIGAFESGVTARWLGTVTSVVFGGIMTMVVVGFTNWRVPRLKRMDMQEYSR, translated from the coding sequence ATGCCTTCGAATGCCCACGATCCCTGGGCGGCCCTGCGATACGGGAACTTCCGACTTTTTATCTCGGTGCGGCTGTTGACCACGTTGCTGACGCAGGCGCAAGCGGTAGTGGTTTCTTATCAGCTCTACGAGATCACGAACGATCCCCTCGCACTGGGACTGATCGGCTTGGTGGAAGCCGTACCGGCGCTGACCGTGGCGCTATACGCCGGACACGTCGCCGACCGCTACCACCGGAAGCGGATCGTGCTGTTGAGTTTCGCCATGATTTTCCTGACGACGCTGATTCTCTATCTCTATTCGCTGGAGTTTGCGCAGTGGCACGCCCGCCTGGGTACAGCCCCGATCTACCTGGCCATTTTCTTCACCGGGCTGGCACGGGGCTTCATCAGTCCGGCCAACTTTGCCCTGATGAGCCAGCTGATTCCCCGGGCCATTTACCTGAACGCCACCACCTGGAACAGTAGCGTCTGGCAACTGGGCACCATCATCGGGCCGGCGTTGGGTGGGGTGCTGATCGGCGCGATGGGCGCGACGAACAGTTACCTGGTCGTGATCGGCATTCTGGCCGTAGCGGCGATCCTGTTTTCGTTTCTGCAAAACGTGCCGCCGCCCGCCTACACCTCGACCGAAACGCTGGTGACGCGCATCCGCAGCGGCTTGCAGTTCGTGTTCGGCAACAAAGTGCTACTCAGCCTGATTACCCTCGATTTGTTCGCCGTGTTGTTCGGTGGAGCCGAGGCGTTGTTCCCGGTCTTCGCGCGCGACATCATCGCCAACAACAATCCGGAAGAGACGTTCGGACTGCTGCGGTCGGCTCCGGCGGTGGGTTCGGCCCTCATGGCGCTGGTCCTCACCTTCGCGCCGCCGATGAAACATGCCGGGCGCAACATGCTGCTGGCGGTGGCGGGTTTCGGACTGTCGATGATCTTCTTCGCGTTGAGTCAGCACCTGTGGCTGGCGCTCTTTTTCCTGTTTCTGAGTGGTGTGTTCGACAACATCAGCGTGGTCGTGCGCTCCACGATGCTGCAACTCCTCACGCCGGACGACATGCGCGGGCGGGTTTCGTCGGTCAACTCCATGTTCCTTAGTTCATCCAACGAAATCGGGGCGTTCGAGTCGGGTGTGACGGCCCGCTGGCTCGGAACGGTCACCTCCGTCGTGTTCGGTGGCATCATGACGATGGTCGTGGTCGGCTTCACCAACTGGCGCGTGCCGCGCCTGAAACGCATGGACATGCAGGAATACAGCCGGTAG
- a CDS encoding discoidin domain-containing protein, producing MKAFLGVGCLWAGLALAQSPHPTTYCNPMDIAYRYNFEQLNDSISYRSGADPVIVNHSGTYYLFLTLAGGYWQSKDLGHWTFITPSRWPFEGVVAPAAISVRDTLYLLQSTDAQRPILFSTAPETGRMEFYNRWLPALPRVVPYMIGAWDPAFFYDEDRDEWYLYWGSSNDLPLFGIRLDKRKNLAYTGDPVPLLELHPDEHGWERFGYDHRDTIRPFKEGAWMTKYRGKYYLQYSGPGTEYNVYANATYVGDAPLGPFRYAPYNPISYKPGGFMTGVGHGNTFQDHYGNYWNTGTPWIAVNWNFERRIAMFPAGFDADDELYVNTRFGDFPHYLPTKKWTTSDELFTGWMLLSYRKPCTASSTLDTMQASRVTDENPRTFWVAQHNREGEWLQLDLQREMEVRAVQVNYTDYRSNLYSNDSNVVYTQFRLSHSRDGRTWQPLADLTHDRRDRPNAYVELEQPVRTRYLRYEHVYVGSPHLAISDFRVFGYRTPDRRKPPKIPTRFMAIRDQDARNVFVSWKAVPGVVGYNIRWGIASDKLYQAYQIFADQPTQKEIRALNIGQAYYFAIEAFDENGVSSLSEVVHVP from the coding sequence ATGAAAGCCTTTCTTGGAGTCGGTTGCCTCTGGGCCGGGTTGGCACTGGCACAATCGCCTCACCCCACTACCTACTGCAACCCGATGGACATTGCCTATCGGTACAACTTCGAGCAGTTGAACGACAGCATCTCGTACCGCTCGGGGGCCGATCCGGTCATCGTGAACCACAGCGGGACGTATTACCTGTTCCTGACGCTAGCGGGCGGCTACTGGCAATCGAAAGACCTGGGCCACTGGACGTTCATCACGCCGAGTCGCTGGCCGTTCGAGGGGGTGGTGGCGCCGGCGGCGATTTCGGTACGCGACACCCTCTACCTGTTGCAATCGACCGATGCGCAGCGGCCCATTTTGTTTTCGACGGCTCCCGAAACAGGGCGGATGGAGTTTTATAACCGGTGGTTGCCCGCCCTGCCCCGCGTGGTTCCCTACATGATCGGGGCGTGGGACCCGGCTTTTTTCTACGACGAAGACCGGGACGAATGGTACCTCTACTGGGGTTCGTCGAACGACCTGCCGCTGTTCGGCATTCGGCTGGACAAGCGCAAAAACCTGGCCTATACCGGCGATCCGGTGCCGCTACTCGAACTGCATCCCGACGAGCACGGCTGGGAACGCTTCGGCTACGACCACCGCGACACGATCCGGCCGTTCAAGGAAGGGGCCTGGATGACGAAATACCGCGGCAAATACTATTTGCAGTACAGCGGCCCCGGCACCGAATACAACGTCTACGCCAACGCTACCTACGTCGGTGACGCGCCGCTGGGACCGTTCCGCTACGCGCCTTACAATCCGATCTCGTACAAACCGGGTGGGTTTATGACCGGCGTAGGCCACGGCAATACGTTCCAGGATCACTACGGCAACTACTGGAACACGGGCACGCCCTGGATCGCCGTCAACTGGAACTTTGAACGGCGCATCGCGATGTTTCCGGCGGGCTTTGATGCCGACGACGAATTGTACGTCAACACGCGCTTTGGCGATTTTCCGCACTACCTGCCCACGAAGAAATGGACCACGTCGGACGAGTTGTTCACGGGATGGATGCTGCTTTCGTACCGCAAGCCCTGCACCGCCTCCTCGACGCTCGACACCATGCAGGCCAGCCGCGTCACCGACGAAAATCCGCGTACGTTCTGGGTGGCGCAACACAACCGGGAAGGCGAATGGCTGCAACTCGACCTGCAACGGGAAATGGAAGTGCGGGCGGTGCAAGTCAACTACACCGACTACCGTTCGAATCTGTACAGCAACGACTCTAACGTGGTCTACACACAGTTCCGCCTCTCCCACTCGCGCGACGGACGCACCTGGCAGCCGCTCGCCGACCTCACCCACGACCGACGCGACCGGCCTAATGCCTACGTCGAGTTGGAGCAACCGGTCCGCACCCGCTACCTGCGGTACGAACACGTCTATGTCGGGTCGCCTCACCTCGCCATCAGCGATTTCCGGGTGTTCGGCTACAGAACCCCAGACCGCCGGAAACCGCCGAAAATCCCCACCCGCTTTATGGCGATCCGCGACCAGGATGCCCGCAATGTATTCGTCAGTTGGAAGGCAGTGCCGGGTGTGGTCGGGTACAACATCCGGTGGGGCATCGCCTCCGACAAGCTCTATCAGGCGTACCAGATTTTTGCCGACCAGCCCACGCAAAAAGAGATCCGCGCCCTGAACATCGGGCAGGCGTATTATTTCGCCATCGAGGCGTTCGACGAAAACGGCGTTTCGTCCCTCAGCGAGGTGGTACATGTACCGTGA
- a CDS encoding histidine kinase N-terminal 7TM domain-containing protein, which produces MHFSLNVFALTLFFASLVIAGFAFVLVRQPTRAIRWFSALLFAIVVWTFFYGCQVASTTVPTVQLFMKLLYLGIAPLPFCIALFVINFVGKEKWLTPLTVGLLLVEPVVTLLLVWTSPWHDLYYQHPVVHLVEPVARISFERGPWYYVHFAYFYALLVGGNVLLLAHFRKADPLYRKQSLLIFASNFIPWGVNVLYFLGIRLPHGIDPTPYAFFCTVVLVSIGFLRFQLFDIVPVARGKMIEVMREGVLVLDRKGRIVDANPQLKAWVAPRTSPLIGQTLPDLFPGEAALHRLQTTRVDTTLPLTLTHGPTARYLEVIATPLREKGDVYGGQLLLFRDVTEQTVALEKLQEQAHELAALNQLKDRLFSIISHDLRSPMASLMSLINLAESDDVTDVELKLMMASLSQNVGYTMEMLENLLSWSKNQLKGDLFQPVTFELHSLARPILPLLEKKAHDKQITLHNRLAGNPRLRADKNMMDLVLRNLLSNAIKFCHSGGQVTLTAEVGDTHTTLCVRDTGIGIPAEVQPRLFGTHNISTKGTHNEKGTGLGLPLCREFVEKNGGMIWVESAPGQGSHFYFTIPNAVPESVVS; this is translated from the coding sequence ATGCACTTTTCGCTCAACGTTTTCGCGCTTACCCTTTTTTTTGCCAGTCTGGTCATTGCGGGGTTCGCCTTCGTCTTAGTGCGGCAACCGACGCGGGCCATCCGCTGGTTTAGCGCGCTGCTGTTTGCCATTGTCGTGTGGACGTTTTTCTACGGGTGCCAGGTGGCCAGCACCACCGTCCCGACGGTGCAGCTTTTCATGAAACTGCTCTACCTGGGCATTGCCCCACTGCCCTTCTGCATCGCCCTGTTTGTAATAAATTTTGTCGGAAAGGAAAAATGGCTCACCCCGCTCACCGTCGGGCTGTTGTTGGTGGAGCCGGTGGTCACGCTCCTGCTGGTCTGGACGAGTCCCTGGCACGACTTGTACTACCAGCACCCGGTTGTTCATCTGGTAGAACCGGTTGCCCGCATCAGTTTTGAACGAGGGCCGTGGTACTACGTCCACTTCGCCTACTTCTACGCGCTGCTGGTGGGCGGCAACGTGCTGCTGCTTGCCCACTTCCGCAAGGCCGATCCGCTGTACCGCAAACAGAGTCTGCTCATTTTCGCCAGCAACTTTATTCCGTGGGGCGTCAACGTGCTCTATTTTCTGGGCATTCGCCTGCCGCACGGCATTGACCCGACGCCCTACGCATTCTTTTGTACGGTGGTGCTGGTCAGCATCGGATTTTTGCGCTTTCAGTTGTTCGACATCGTGCCCGTAGCGCGGGGCAAAATGATCGAAGTGATGCGCGAGGGCGTGTTGGTGCTCGACCGGAAGGGACGCATTGTAGACGCCAATCCGCAGTTGAAGGCGTGGGTTGCCCCGCGTACCAGCCCGTTGATCGGCCAGACGCTGCCCGACCTTTTTCCGGGCGAGGCCGCCCTGCATCGCTTGCAGACGACTCGGGTCGACACCACCCTTCCACTGACGCTGACGCACGGCCCGACGGCACGCTACCTGGAGGTGATTGCCACGCCCCTGCGCGAAAAGGGCGACGTCTACGGCGGGCAGTTGCTGTTGTTCCGGGACGTGACGGAACAGACCGTAGCCCTGGAAAAATTACAGGAACAAGCCCACGAACTGGCAGCACTCAACCAACTGAAAGACCGTCTGTTCTCGATCATTTCGCACGACCTGCGCAGCCCGATGGCCAGCCTGATGAGCCTGATCAACCTGGCGGAAAGCGACGATGTGACCGACGTAGAGCTGAAACTGATGATGGCCTCCTTATCGCAAAACGTGGGGTATACGATGGAGATGCTGGAGAACTTGCTCTCCTGGTCGAAAAACCAGCTCAAAGGTGATCTGTTCCAACCCGTTACGTTCGAGCTGCACAGCCTGGCCCGGCCGATTCTGCCGCTGTTAGAAAAGAAGGCCCACGACAAACAGATTACGCTCCACAACCGGTTGGCGGGCAATCCGCGGCTGCGCGCCGACAAAAACATGATGGATCTGGTGCTGCGTAACCTGCTGTCCAACGCCATCAAGTTCTGCCACTCCGGCGGCCAGGTGACCCTCACGGCTGAGGTAGGCGACACCCACACGACCCTCTGCGTGCGCGACACGGGCATCGGCATTCCGGCGGAGGTGCAGCCTCGGCTTTTCGGGACCCATAACATCTCGACTAAGGGCACGCACAACGAAAAAGGGACGGGGTTAGGACTCCCCCTCTGCCGCGAGTTTGTGGAGAAAAACGGAGGCATGATCTGGGTCGAAAGTGCCCCGGGCCAGGGCAGTCACTTTTATTTCACCATTCCCAATGCGGTGCCGGAGTCGGTCGTCAGCTAG
- a CDS encoding DinB family protein: protein MPSTDFLRALRLQVRTQTDLVRREFSTLPLEMLNCPPAPGAWSILQCLDHLNRYSRYYVPVLAQALHGPADRPILEEVKKSWLGNWSIRSVAPENPKKQKTFKHMVPPQEPLSRDVLTTFLQQQEALLHLLDLAEDAPLNARRVPLEFFRLLRLRTGEAFEFVVTHQERHLHQALRAKPQVSAPAALHTVG from the coding sequence ATGCCGTCTACCGATTTCCTCCGCGCCCTCCGCCTACAGGTCCGCACACAAACGGACCTTGTCCGCCGCGAATTTTCCACCCTTCCTCTCGAAATGCTGAATTGTCCGCCCGCGCCGGGCGCCTGGAGCATCCTGCAATGCCTCGACCATCTGAATCGCTACAGTCGCTACTACGTGCCGGTACTTGCACAGGCGTTGCACGGCCCAGCCGACCGCCCGATCCTCGAAGAAGTGAAGAAGAGCTGGCTGGGGAACTGGTCGATTCGGTCGGTCGCGCCGGAGAACCCGAAAAAACAGAAGACCTTCAAGCACATGGTGCCTCCGCAGGAGCCGCTGTCGCGCGATGTACTCACGACGTTCCTCCAGCAGCAGGAAGCGTTGTTGCACCTTCTCGATCTCGCCGAGGATGCCCCGCTGAACGCGCGTCGGGTGCCGCTGGAGTTCTTCCGGCTGTTGCGGCTGCGCACCGGCGAGGCTTTTGAGTTTGTGGTCACGCACCAGGAGCGCCATTTACACCAGGCGCTGCGCGCTAAACCGCAGGTGAGCGCTCCGGCAGCCCTGCACACGGTGGGCTAA